The Bacillus sp. A301a_S52 genome contains the following window.
TGTCGTATCGTCAGCCATCTGTTTAGATGAGTTCTCAGCATTTTTTGATCCTTGATCAATACCATCAGCCAAACCATCTGGGACAGCGTTGCCGATTGATTTAAAATCAGCAGATTCTATTTGTTGGGTAAGTGTATCCTCTGTATCTGTCACTAAATGTCCTACAGCTTCCATCACGCCAGATTCTTCGATTCCTAGCGATTTACTCAATGCATCTGTGGCCGTTTCCCCGCCTTTTGAAAAAGCTTCACTTAATCCCTCTAGTTCTTCGTCTGACGCATTGACTAACGCATTGACATGCCCAGCTGATTCAGGTCCTGCATCTCTTAAAGTTTCTAATAACCCTTCATCAACACCACGTTCTGCAAGTGTTGCGATTCCTTCGGCCCACTCACCGATAATACGTTGATTCTCTTCCAAGTTAGCTGTCATTTCTTCGACAGTGAGTTCTGCTTCGTCGCTGAGCGTATCAAACATATCTGTAGCAGCATCTTTGTAATCTTCCCAGGTGGATTTCATGGATTCCACAGTTGCTTGTTGTGATTCCGACAAGTCCTCAAATGCGATTATCTGATTACTAACACCGTTTTCTGTGGCTTCTGTGATCGCTTCAATAGACGTTGTCATCTGTTCTTCAGTTTGTTCATATTGTAAGGCGAGTTCGGCATTCGTTTCTTTTAGTAACTCTTCCTGTTCGTCTAATTCCTCAATAGCTTTTTTATGTTCTCTACCTTTGACGCTTCCCTCTTCTAGTTTTTCGTTCCACTCCTCACGGAGAGCGTTCGTTTCAGCAAGTTTTTCCTCGACTTCCGCTTGCTCTTTTAAAATCTCTGTTAATCTACTTTGAGCTTCTTGTGCTGTCTCTTGCTCTTTCATTAAATCTATTCTTGCCTGCAATTCTTCGGAGGACATACTTAAAGCGTCCGCCTCTTCGCTGTATGCGAGATTTAGACCTTCTACGGATCCATTCAACTCTTCGATATATGAGTTAAGCATTGCTTTCTCAGATGCTGATTTATTTTCTTTATCAGCTAATTCTTCAATTTTTTTCGCTAATTCATCATTAGCTTTAGCGCTCGCATTAATCTCTGTTTGGTTAGCTTTATAAGCTTCGGATGAGCTATCGATACTATCATTTAAAGCGTCCGTTGCTCCGCCTAATTCTTCAACTTCGTCATTTAATCTTTCTGCCTCTTTGCTTGTCCGATTAAACCATTTAACTACTCCAATTACTGCCGTAACAAGCAAGCCAATCCCAGCAGTCACCCAACCTATAGGACCTAGCATAAATCTAATAGCAACACCAAATGCAGTAGCAGCCGCTGTGCCTATAACCTTAGCAGCTGTTAATAGACCAATCTGCCCTGTCATGACACCCATTGCTAACGTACTTAATTTGATTGTCCCGGATTGTGCTGCCATTGCCACTGTTTGAGCCTTTGTTGCTGTTGTTGATGCAAACTGTGCTGTCATTTGAGCTTTTGTAGCTAAAGTTAAAGCTTGAGTTGATCCCATCGCCACCTTTAGCACCGCATTTGATGCTTGTATTGCAGCGCTAGCTTTTGTTATCACTGTATAGGCTGCATAAGCAGTTACCAACCCTATAATAGCTGGCGATAGGGCTTGTACAACAGGTATAGCCGCACTAATGGCTGATGCAAAAAGCTTAACGACAGGAGTAGTCGCTTCAATAGCAGAGGACATTAAATTAAACGATTCCATAACAATATCTTTCAAACTATCAATATTTTGAGCAATGTCCTTTCCCGTTACTGCTTCTGCAAGTTTATTTAACGAATCAATAATGTTTGCAATTCCCCTAGCCGCTGCATTTTGCAAGTTACCTAATGATGTTGCAATCCCTAAGCTGTTTTCTTTGGCCAACTCCGCCATGATACCGGTTCCTGTACCAACCTCAATCAATTTATCGTTAAAGTCATCGAGCGTTACAGTTCCATCTTGTAGCGCTTTATATAAGTCGTCTTTGGCGCTTTTACCCGCATAACCAAAACCCTCGGCAATCTTAACAAGACCCACATCCATCGTCTCGGAGAGGGTATTCCACGTATTCATGTCAAATTGTCCTGTTTGCAAAGCTTTTATATATTGCTCTGTCCCTCGTTGAGCTTGAGCAGCACTAGCTCCGGACCCTAGTAGAGCGTTATTAAGTGCTAATGCAGTGTCAGTAGCCTCATCCATGTTGCCAAAAGAGGTGTACATGCGCTGAGCGTTGGAAGCTATCTCGTCAAGTTTAGTAGGCAAGCCATCAATACCGTCTGATAGTTTACTCATGGCCTGCTCGGATTCTTCTGCCGACACTCCTAAAGCCTGTAGCACTTTAGGGAACTGGTTAAGTGTATCAAAACGGCTAATAGCGTCATCCATGGAGGATTTAAGCACACCAAACGCAGCAGCTGCAATGGCAACAAGACCAATAGCAGTTGCAAACTTTTTAATATCACCAGATGCTTGCTGAGAGTCATCGGATACGCCATCTAAACTATCTGATACCCCTTTGACGCTAGATGATGCATCAGCGCTACTATCAGCTAATCCATCAATAGACCCCTCGGCTCCCTTTAAACTTTTACTAGCGTCGGCGCCGCTGTCTCCTAAACCATCGATAGCATCACCAGCACCTTTGACACTCGACCCAGCTTTTGAGCTACTGTCTCCAAGTCCGTCAATGGCGCCCTCAGCACCTTTTAGGTCTCGGCTAGTATTTGTCCCACTATCACCAAGAGCATCAATCGCCCCTTCTGCCCCTCTAACACTAGAGGCGGTTTTGGCGCTACTATCACTTAGACTGTCCATGCTTCCCTCGGCGGCTTTAATCCCTTTGCCTGTCCTAAGGCCGGATTCTTCTAACCTTTCAAGTTCTTTAGCCGCTACATTGACTTGCTTGCCGTCAACTTCAATCGAGATACTAATTTTTCCATCTGACAACTATTCCACCTCCTCGCCTGTGTCATTGAGGGCATACACTTTTTGTAGCTTTCTCATGGCCTCTTTGTAGTCTGTTGAGTCACCTTTGCTCGGCTTCCAGCCCCGTATCTGGATAATCCGTTTTAAGATTGTGTCGTCTGGCAAGCCATGTAAAAGCGCCTGAAATTCTTGCCAATGTAACCGGCCTTGCTCGTTTAAAAGGTTAATATCATAGGCTTGTCTAAAAGAGGCGTAAATGTATTGAGCGTCCTTATCTAAATCAATCAGTTGCTCTTTTTCTTCATCCTCTTTAACAGGCATTGGATTGCCTTTTAAGTCGTACTCTATCGGCTGTTTACTTTCGTTTTGTATAAATTCCTCGTAAATATAATTCCAAAGTTCCGCAGCCTTTTCGCCATAATGGGATTCTTCCAGCAATAACGATAGGCATATTTCTACTTTTTCGTGGTCTCTCAAAGCGTTATCGTTAAGTACATCAAACACATCTAGGACATTATCAAAAGCAAGGTCAATAGAGTACGTAACGCCCTCAAAACTAAACTCGGTGACTTGAGGATCATTCAACCTCATATGTTTCTCTCCTATTTCTTTTTAGCTTTTTTATTGAGATATTCAGCCTTCTTAGCTTTTGTTTTCTCTGTACGTTCCGCTTCAAGTTCTTCAATTCTTTTTGCTATCGAGACACCAACAACATCCAGTGCATCTTCTAAAGCGATAATGTCGGGATATTTCTTGTAAATCTTTTTAAATGTCCCATCACCAAAAATAATGTCATATTGCGCTGCTATAAATTCTTTATTTACATCAAAAGCTGCATCAACTGTCTTAACATCTATATTTTCAACGTTCACATCATCGGGAAAATGGATGTGCTTCGCCTTCTCTTGGGCTTCTTTCAGCTTCTCCTGTGCAATTTCATCCACATTAAAAAAGCGTCTCAGATTCTCTAACGAACTATCAAACCAAAGCTCGACATCCCCTATTTTCACTGGAAACCCCGTACGTTTTATATCAATCTTTACTCCTGACATGGTAGACCTCCTCATAAAAAATAAAAGAGAGGCATGACGCCCCTCTTACCTTTAGCCTTCTGGCGTTTCGGTTAAAATGGTTTCTTTCGGCAATGTGTCAAAGCGAATATTGCAACTGAATGCCTCGTACTCGCTCGCATCGCCAGCACCAGCTACAATAGATGATACTGTCGCTCTGCCTACCCATTCTAGTTTTCCGTCTGCTGACACGACTCTGTGCCAGATTTTACGTCCTTCACCTGTTTTGTATTTTAACCCTGCAATTAACGCCTGTGCTGGGTCTTCTGGGTCATATGTTCCTTCTGGTGTGTATGCTCCTGCAACGGATGTAATTTCATTTTCTGGCGTTCCATCCCCGTCGTAGTAAGCAATATCTTCCGTTTCCTCCTGCGTGTCATCGCCGATTGTTGTAATCCACTTGGCCAACTCTAACCACTCTGTTCCTGGTTCGCTTTGACCCGGTTCATAAGCTTGGACAAAATGTCCGCGTAATGCGTTTTTATTTCTTGCCATGTCTATTCACTCTCCTTAAAAACTGTTATTTTTGCTTGTACATCCAATAAAAAAACAAACCATCCTTGATCATCTAACTGATTGATGAATGGTTTGTTGGTTATGATTAGTTCTTCAAATTCAAAGCTGTTGTCTTGACTCTCTAATGCTTTTAAACTTTCTAACTCGTTTTGGACGAGCCATAAGGTATTGTGGATACTACTCTGTGACTTCGACTGCATAGCTAACTCATAATTTAGTTCTTGGTCTTTAGTGCCATCCATGTATTCCATAACAACTTGAGACCCCGGTAAAGGATAAACAACAAAGGATTCACCTGTACCCAGATAGCCCATTCGGCATTGTATTGGGAGCTCTGGTATGTCATTTATTCTGTCTGCCAATCTCTCCATAAAATCCATTACCAGTCAGCCCCCTTCACAAATGCTCGTTCCCAGTCGGATATAAAAATCCTTTTTGCTTTTAGATCCCACCTTGGTCCAGTGCCGGGTGTGGTGTAGTTGTACATAGGCATATAAAAAAGCCTAGCTGCATACGCTGTGCTCCAAATTACTTCAGATCCTTCACCTTTTACATGACCCGTCTGTCGCAAAATATTGTCACGCATTGGCACAAATGGATTCATATCAGATAACGCTTGATTAGCCAGCGCAATCCTGCCGCGCTTTACATTTCCGGTGCTTAATTTTGCTTTTACTTTACTTAAATTAACGTTAACCTGTACCATCAGACCACCTCTAGCTCATACGAGTAGATAGTCTTGTCATAAGCCTCATAAATCGGTATGACCTTAGTGACTGTATGGTCTTGCCCATCAAACTGCAAAACAGATTGTGCTTTAAACTCTGGCAGTGGTGTTGTCATATCGCCATAGCAAAAAACAACCGCATTGTATAGCAGTTGTTTACCGGACGTTGTACTCGTATACTCTGCCCCTCGGTCAATCCGACACTTATTAATTGTGACAGGCTCTGCATATATCGGCTCAGACCAGTTGTTATCCCCCAGGTACTCTTTATACACAAAAGAGTCTATTAAAAAGTTGAGTGGAGGTTTTGGCATCACCATGACCTCACCCCTACGCCTGAGTAAAGTAGCCCTGTGCCCTCCAAGTAAATAAAGACATCCTCAGCTAACAAAGGCTTACTCTCGTTTGATCCTGATGGGTTATAACGGCTAGCGTTTGACACGCTTGTACGACCTGCCGAAAACGTTTGTGGTGAGTTGTTGATCTCCTCAAACGTAGTGGCGCCAAGCAAGTTAAAATACTCAATCTGTGCGACTAGAGCAAGCTTAAATTGCTGGACACGCCATGCGCTATCCTTCTCGACCTCGTTCCACTTATAAAAGTGATGTGTCGCATTATCCAATAACGCAGATGCTTTTGGTAGTAAGCCTTTAAAAGCATCCTCATCTATGTCTTTCATAGTCATTTCTTTAAACTCGTCAAACGTGAGATAAGGCATAATATCCCTCCTCAAAAAAAGGAGAGCTATTCGCCCTCCTCCTTGTTATCTACGCGCTCTAAAAACTCACCATCCCACTTTTTGAGGTTTTTCATGGCTTCCTCTGCGCGCTTTACTGTCATGTCGATTTCTTGGTTTTCCGCGTATGCCTCACCTGTCTTTTTATCTCTAAACGGTTGCAACACTTTGAACTTGGCCATTAACCTTCAGCTCCTGCAGTTTGCGGAACCGTGTTAAAACGGAATTTAACAATCCTAACAGCTTTCGGCTCATATACACGAGTCCAACGAGTGCCAGTGTTAATCTCCGCATTAGTAGGAAACACTTCTGCTACGCCACCTTCATTCCACTTAACTCCGCGTGGATGGAGAATGAAAATTTTACGGTTGATCAGGGCTTCTTCCCCTGAGTAAGAGCGTGCATTCCGGTCTACTTCTGTTTGGATAATTCTTGGATGAGACCCATTTCCAAGAGCAATAGCACTTTGACCGAAAATATACATTTCAGCCTGTCCTGTTGCTGTATCGTAGTACATAGAATCGTCAACAGTGACACGTTTCCCATTGAAGTAAGGGATTGGTTTACCTTGCTCGGATTGTGGTACATCTTCAATTAAGTCTTGCTTCCGTAACTTCGTTTCAACGGCTGAGTGCATCATAACTCCTGTAAGAGCCTCTTTTGCATCACCCATTAATTGAGTCGCATCTAGGAACGTTTCCATATTGATGGTTCCAGCTGTTCCGTCACGGCCTGTGATGTCATAAACCTTTTGAGACATGCTGTTGCTTTTAAACACCCCAGATAGGGTTGCTAAAAGAGTTCGCTGCAAGTCACGTGCCCAATAAGCAGCAACTAATTGAGCAATCGCATCCAATGGGTCATCACCAGATAGCAATGCAGAAAGCCCGTTAGCGCCCCACGCATTTACTCGTCCATGCTTTCGTGCAACGTCATCGCTTGAAGTGATTTTGTTAACGTCCATGTCCCCAGAATCCTTCATGATTTGAGACTCTTCATTACCCAAATCATTCCAGAAAGGCATGTCAATTAATGTGTTTGCTCCACCAGCTAAGTTATCAAATTCAGAGTCATTTGCAATAACCCCACTTTGTACTAATGCCGACAGTTCCATTGTTTTTTGAATCGTATATGGAGTAAAAATCTCCGGTTGAATAACATCTTGTAAACGTGTAGTCATTTTAGTATCTCTCCTTTAGATTATTTTCCAGCTTGCGCTTTTAAATTGTTATAAAGCTCCGGATTTTCTTTGTACAATTTCCCTTGCTCTGTTAAATTCCAATTTTCTTTACTAAAAGGATTTGGCCTTCCTGTTCCTCCGTTCGGATTGCCGGGTGTGACAATCTGCGGTGACTGCTGGCTTTCTTCAGATTCAAACAAAAATGGACTAGTTTCCTTAATCGTTTTTAATTGGTCATCAAAGCCTTTTAGTGTATCGCCATCCATCTTGATTGTGTCCATATCCAACAAAGACTTGATAGCTTTCAATGAGTGAGACACATCATCGTCTTTGCCTTTTTTAGGATTAGTACTCCCTAACGCTTTTTCAATAGCGTGATCAAAGGCTTGTTGTTCAAGTTTCTGTTCATACTCCGTTTTTGTCGTTTCATTCTGTTGCTTTAATTCCTCAATCTGCGATGTTAATTCTTCATTACCTTTAGCTTTTTCGCCAAGTTCTTCAAGCTGAGTATCACGGTCAGCAATTTGTTGCTTGTAGTCCTCAATTTGACTCTCCAGACCATCTACCTTGTCTGCTTTTTCTTTGGTTTCGTTAAGTGTCTTACCGTGACTTGCCATAACCTTATCAATCTGTTCATCTGTTAAACCTAAAGATTTCAATTCTTCTCTATTCATGTCTAAATCCTCCTACATTTTGTGACGCGGTATTGTCCGCGATGGATTAGCTATTTAACGCATAACTGCGATGAGTGCATAATAAATAGCCCTGTTTATTCCGTCTGTTGGCTAAAGACGGTTAATTACTTAGATAATTTCATAAATTCAAATCCAACTAGATGCCATTTATAAAAAGGAATACCTTTATTTCGATAATTAAAAGTTCCCCACAAGAAATTCTTAATGTTATTCATCAATCTCCCCCCTCTCAGTCACTGCATTGCCCGCAGCTGGCAGATATGGATCACCTCCTGATATTGTTTAAAATACATTCCTTTATGCCTTCTTCGTGGTCCTTCATGCTCATATGCTTGCTTACTTCATAATCGACTGATATATTACCGTTTAACTTAATGTCGCTGTCTAGATATACAGTAAAGTTAATTTCTAAACATATCGGCTCTGGCTTTTCGTCCCCAGCACCACCTAAATGCTGAAGTGTCTCTGTGATTGTAGAAATATTATCAATAATAACTTTCACACACTCATCTCCTAATTGTCATAAGAAAAGCCCTCCAACAAAGTTGATAAGGGCGTGTAGACTTTTTCTCTTTTGTAATTCCTGCTTAGGTACTTTTCGTTATTGCTTAGATGCTCTCTCATAGCTGCTTGTCTACGCCTTACCATCGACCGCCAATGACCAACATTGTCACTACCCAATTCCTCAGCTACCATGAGATTCTTTTTATATTTAACAATCTCCCTCTCTATGCGTCGCTGCGTGTCTCTATCTTTAGCTACTCTCTCATTAAGTTCTGCGTCATATTTAGGTTGATTGTTTGTGCTTACCCCAGGGATATAAATAATATGAAGATGGGCACAATTTGTACCTCGATGGCCTCCGGCTGTTCCATACTCTGCCTGCCAGTATGGATCATAAATAGATCGATAATCACTGTCTGCAGGTAATTGCTCCATAGGTCTTAAATCAACCACGTTTCCCTGTATAAGCGAGCAAGCGTCCCTAGCCCCTACATGACTTGTAACAAGCACCGTATATACGCCATACTCGCTCATGCGCTCTGTTCTCAATTGGTTGTATGTGTTTCCTAGCGTTGACTTTAAAACGGTGCGAGTGTATCCCTCTAGGCTCCACGTGTTGCCTCCTCTATCAGTGAGCGTGGTACGTATCCCTTTTTGAGCAAGCTCTCTGATAGATCGCTCCAATGATTGCTCAAACGTATAGAGGCCGGTGTTAAACATGGCCGCTGTCTTATTTAAAGTATTTTGATAAGCAAGTTGCGCTGACCCTCTGCCGTAACTCGTTGTAATAAGTGATTGATTAACATAATTATCAATGTCACCCCAAACTTGACTATGATAAGCCCGCATGGTGTTATCTAAGTTTGTCGGCATTGGCTTAGATGCATATGGCATAGCGTTATCAACATCCTGCACAATTTGTTTCCCAGCCTCTTCAAACATGCGCTTAATTTCAGGTTCGGCAACATTCGTGACTTTTGATAGCAGATTGGTCACATCATTGTTAAACAAGCGCAACTCTGCTAGTTTTTGAGCTTGCCACTCTGTTATATCACCGGACCCTCTCTTTAAACGTTTGATAAGGATACGTATAATCTCCCCCTCAAGGCTTTGATAAAGATCTGACATATTAGATGACCAGAGGTCGAGTTGGTGAGGGGTGATAGTCATTTAGATCACTCCCAATTAAAACGCCATTTTTTTGAGTGTTTCCAGATGTCAGAGACCGTGTAATCTTTTCCATATGAGAAAAAGAAGGTAGGTAAAACAATCCCTTTTATTTTCAACAAATTATATAAGTGTAAGAATCGTAGTAACCTCACTTGCTATTCCTCCTCTCCGAATAGATGTTTAGCAGCCCTATCACTGATGTTTGTCGGGTCCATGTCTGTCTGTTCCTTTTGAACCTCTTTAACCCATTGCTCTGCGGTCTCCTTAGGTACTTTAAATATCCGTTGGATAGCTTCAGCAGAGGGAATAAAGCCAAATGTCTTGGCCTGTCCATAGAAGCGCAACAGCGCCGATCTATCTTGAAACACGCCATCATCAAAGTCTACGCCTATGTGTTCAAAAGTTGGTATATCGCCATTAAATAGCTTATATGCTTTGGCTAGCTCAAGCACCGACACTACCAATCCCTTGATAAACTTTTCAATCTCATTAACGTGGTTATTCCTTGTTCTATAAGTTAGGCTGTTCTCGCTGACAATCTCAGTTGCTGTCTTCACAGATTTGCCATCAAAACTAAAGGTACCAACCGACAATTGCAATTGCATCTCTAATGTTTTTAATGACTGATTGATTGCCGAGGTATATTGTTCTGTCCTAATATCGTTTGTTACATCTTTGACAAACTCTTGATCAAACTCCATTCTCGCTAACTTATAGACGTTTGTATCTGGGTCAAACACTTGTCTAGGGGGATTGCCATTTTCATCGACGCGTGTTTTCAGCATTTGATCGCTTAAAAATACTGTACGTTGCCCCATCTTCACTTCCCAATTAAACTGATCAAATGTATCATTGATTTGTTTTAGAGTCGGCTTACTATTGTCAGTGATGCCTAACCCTAGTGGGCTATGTGGATTTATATTATTAAAACCAGCAGGCTTTAAATAGTTGAAATTCGTGCGAGTTAGATGGCGTATTTCTGTTCTTTCATTTAAACCTTCAAACAATTCATCTAAGAGAACCCTTTTCCCAATCTCATTTTTATTGTCTGACTTATATAATTCGTTGGATATAACATATAAATCATTTTCCCACTCATGAAATTCGAGTAATGTATAATGAATCTCTTTGCCTCGTTCAATTTTCGTTGTTACAGACTTAATAACACCTTCTGCAATGGCATTGCTATTAGATTTCAACGGGTAAAAAGCATTTGATAAAGCCCACGCAAATTCTATTTCTCCTGTTGATTGGTCAACGTACGGCCTTACCGCCAATCCCCCAGTAGCAAACATAGGTTCTAAATATCGCATTAGATTTTTTTTAAAGTCATTATGCTCAAATACACGTTGGATAAAATCGTTAGCTGATTTATATGAGTTTCTTGTCTCGTCTTCTTTTTTAGCATCCGAGACAACAATTTCACACTGTTCATTAAACACGAGACCAGACAGCAGTTCTGAGCTTAGTTTCAACATATTCAAATGCATATAATTTCTTTTCTTTAACTCTCCCATGCTGTTAAAGTATTCAACTTGTGGATAGTGACCCTTGTATTCATTAAAGTTACGTTCAATTCTAGCTAATTCTTCTGGATCAATGTTGATTTTTGGGTGGTCATTGATAGATTTTAGTGTGTTATCCCCGGCCAATGCATATCCTCCTCTCTTAAAAAAGTTTCTAATGCGGTTGATAATGTTCAATGTATCACCTCCTACAGTACGTATTGCCTATAAAAGTGGTTGTTTGCATATCTGGCTTCATCCATAGCGTGATTCCAATCGTCAATTGGGTTTCCGTCATCATCACGTACATACATCCCGATTTCTTTTATAAAGTTGTAATGATCATATTTGCTTGTATCCACTAAAAAGAAACGTTCTTCTGTAATAGAGTTTTGGAACCTTTCAATCCCGACTTCTATTCCACCACCTTGATTTTTCGCATCTTGAGCATTATTGTCTGCTCTTCTAGTAGAAACGTTTATTTTATGAAGCTCTTCTCGGAGAGATTTACAAGCTGGATCTACAAAGACATCAGAATAACCTGTTTCATACTTTTCTAAGCACCATTTTATAAATGCTTTTATTTCAAGGGCATAAGTGCTCATTGCCTTTACTTGTCCTGTATCCCTGCCAGAATGATAATAATTTGCTACTCGATTTAATCTAAATTTGCCTTTATAACGAGTAACGATATTGCAGCTAACTGACGTTGCATCAGATTGACCACCATCCGCCACGAAAAACATTTCATAAGGTTGTCCAAGTAGTGTCGATATTTGATGCTTTTTTGTATTAAACATGCCATATATAACGCCTTCTGGCATAACACGCTTGCCAAACCAGTCACGATCCAGCAAATAAGGGTTCTTTTTAAGAACCTCGTATATATCCTCCTTACGCTCATCGCTAATGATCGGGTTGTCATCAATCGTCCAATGAGTCCAACGAGTATTTTGCACCTCGAACACATCTTTAATTACTGGATGATGTGGCGCTGGTGGATTTAAATCAGCAATATGGTATCGGTCAACTGCTGCCATCGTCCGTCTGAAACACTCCTGAATAAAACTCATGTGAAGTAAATTAATCTCTCCGAATGCAACGGAACCCAAACTCATACCGGTTATCGCACCAACGCTATTCGCTTTCGCTCCGCCTTTGTAGTAAACCTTTTTAACTCCCTGTGGAGTGTGTATTTTCAGATGATCCCCATGTTCATCGTGCTTAATCTCAGCTAGATCACCGAATATGTGCATGAGTCCAGTTCCATCACCATCGATAAACAAACGAAAGGCCTGCTCTTGGTTATAAGCAGACACTAAATGATTCTCATCATGAGATATGGAATATA
Protein-coding sequences here:
- a CDS encoding capsid protein; the protein is MDFMERLADRINDIPELPIQCRMGYLGTGESFVVYPLPGSQVVMEYMDGTKDQELNYELAMQSKSQSSIHNTLWLVQNELESLKALESQDNSFEFEELIITNKPFINQLDDQGWFVFLLDVQAKITVFKESE
- a CDS encoding tape measure protein, with product MSDGKISISIEVDGKQVNVAAKELERLEESGLRTGKGIKAAEGSMDSLSDSSAKTASSVRGAEGAIDALGDSGTNTSRDLKGAEGAIDGLGDSSSKAGSSVKGAGDAIDGLGDSGADASKSLKGAEGSIDGLADSSADASSSVKGVSDSLDGVSDDSQQASGDIKKFATAIGLVAIAAAAFGVLKSSMDDAISRFDTLNQFPKVLQALGVSAEESEQAMSKLSDGIDGLPTKLDEIASNAQRMYTSFGNMDEATDTALALNNALLGSGASAAQAQRGTEQYIKALQTGQFDMNTWNTLSETMDVGLVKIAEGFGYAGKSAKDDLYKALQDGTVTLDDFNDKLIEVGTGTGIMAELAKENSLGIATSLGNLQNAAARGIANIIDSLNKLAEAVTGKDIAQNIDSLKDIVMESFNLMSSAIEATTPVVKLFASAISAAIPVVQALSPAIIGLVTAYAAYTVITKASAAIQASNAVLKVAMGSTQALTLATKAQMTAQFASTTATKAQTVAMAAQSGTIKLSTLAMGVMTGQIGLLTAAKVIGTAAATAFGVAIRFMLGPIGWVTAGIGLLVTAVIGVVKWFNRTSKEAERLNDEVEELGGATDALNDSIDSSSEAYKANQTEINASAKANDELAKKIEELADKENKSASEKAMLNSYIEELNGSVEGLNLAYSEEADALSMSSEELQARIDLMKEQETAQEAQSRLTEILKEQAEVEEKLAETNALREEWNEKLEEGSVKGREHKKAIEELDEQEELLKETNAELALQYEQTEEQMTTSIEAITEATENGVSNQIIAFEDLSESQQATVESMKSTWEDYKDAATDMFDTLSDEAELTVEEMTANLEENQRIIGEWAEGIATLAERGVDEGLLETLRDAGPESAGHVNALVNASDEELEGLSEAFSKGGETATDALSKSLGIEESGVMEAVGHLVTDTEDTLTQQIESADFKSIGNAVPDGLADGIDQGSKNAENSSKQMADDTTDAAKKALGVNSPSRVFMDIGTNVTEGLVLGINNGTSKVIQAVQKMFDFVLKSSDQSFQKITKNHDKAVKDIENSLNKLPVITHKAMSNMMTRLSTGTRMQLQLMQSFAKGLIRPFNRLPSDFNNIGRNAMSGLNAGLNAGRGQVMSTARNIANSVANTMQKALKINSPSRLMRDDVGKWIPEGIAVGIRDNAKSVYKELDNLSNNMIMTSTPEAALGTSRMRYASGGNQIVNALKNFQSPASGGSNRTYSPNINNYFTPAESTPSESAKKQKQQQQRLAMEWGFR
- a CDS encoding minor capsid protein, with translation MVMPKPPLNFLIDSFVYKEYLGDNNWSEPIYAEPVTINKCRIDRGAEYTSTTSGKQLLYNAVVFCYGDMTTPLPEFKAQSVLQFDGQDHTVTKVIPIYEAYDKTIYSYELEVV
- a CDS encoding phage minor capsid protein, which encodes MTITPHQLDLWSSNMSDLYQSLEGEIIRILIKRLKRGSGDITEWQAQKLAELRLFNNDVTNLLSKVTNVAEPEIKRMFEEAGKQIVQDVDNAMPYASKPMPTNLDNTMRAYHSQVWGDIDNYVNQSLITTSYGRGSAQLAYQNTLNKTAAMFNTGLYTFEQSLERSIRELAQKGIRTTLTDRGGNTWSLEGYTRTVLKSTLGNTYNQLRTERMSEYGVYTVLVTSHVGARDACSLIQGNVVDLRPMEQLPADSDYRSIYDPYWQAEYGTAGGHRGTNCAHLHIIYIPGVSTNNQPKYDAELNERVAKDRDTQRRIEREIVKYKKNLMVAEELGSDNVGHWRSMVRRRQAAMREHLSNNEKYLSRNYKREKVYTPLSTLLEGFSYDN
- a CDS encoding phage tail protein → MARNKNALRGHFVQAYEPGQSEPGTEWLELAKWITTIGDDTQEETEDIAYYDGDGTPENEITSVAGAYTPEGTYDPEDPAQALIAGLKYKTGEGRKIWHRVVSADGKLEWVGRATVSSIVAGAGDASEYEAFSCNIRFDTLPKETILTETPEG
- a CDS encoding coat protein; this translates as MTTRLQDVIQPEIFTPYTIQKTMELSALVQSGVIANDSEFDNLAGGANTLIDMPFWNDLGNEESQIMKDSGDMDVNKITSSDDVARKHGRVNAWGANGLSALLSGDDPLDAIAQLVAAYWARDLQRTLLATLSGVFKSNSMSQKVYDITGRDGTAGTINMETFLDATQLMGDAKEALTGVMMHSAVETKLRKQDLIEDVPQSEQGKPIPYFNGKRVTVDDSMYYDTATGQAEMYIFGQSAIALGNGSHPRIIQTEVDRNARSYSGEEALINRKIFILHPRGVKWNEGGVAEVFPTNAEINTGTRWTRVYEPKAVRIVKFRFNTVPQTAGAEG
- a CDS encoding capsid protein is translated as MVQVNVNLSKVKAKLSTGNVKRGRIALANQALSDMNPFVPMRDNILRQTGHVKGEGSEVIWSTAYAARLFYMPMYNYTTPGTGPRWDLKAKRIFISDWERAFVKGADW
- a CDS encoding phage scaffolding protein → MNREELKSLGLTDEQIDKVMASHGKTLNETKEKADKVDGLESQIEDYKQQIADRDTQLEELGEKAKGNEELTSQIEELKQQNETTKTEYEQKLEQQAFDHAIEKALGSTNPKKGKDDDVSHSLKAIKSLLDMDTIKMDGDTLKGFDDQLKTIKETSPFLFESEESQQSPQIVTPGNPNGGTGRPNPFSKENWNLTEQGKLYKENPELYNNLKAQAGK
- a CDS encoding phage portal protein, translating into MNIINRIRNFFKRGGYALAGDNTLKSINDHPKINIDPEELARIERNFNEYKGHYPQVEYFNSMGELKKRNYMHLNMLKLSSELLSGLVFNEQCEIVVSDAKKEDETRNSYKSANDFIQRVFEHNDFKKNLMRYLEPMFATGGLAVRPYVDQSTGEIEFAWALSNAFYPLKSNSNAIAEGVIKSVTTKIERGKEIHYTLLEFHEWENDLYVISNELYKSDNKNEIGKRVLLDELFEGLNERTEIRHLTRTNFNYLKPAGFNNINPHSPLGLGITDNSKPTLKQINDTFDQFNWEVKMGQRTVFLSDQMLKTRVDENGNPPRQVFDPDTNVYKLARMEFDQEFVKDVTNDIRTEQYTSAINQSLKTLEMQLQLSVGTFSFDGKSVKTATEIVSENSLTYRTRNNHVNEIEKFIKGLVVSVLELAKAYKLFNGDIPTFEHIGVDFDDGVFQDRSALLRFYGQAKTFGFIPSAEAIQRIFKVPKETAEQWVKEVQKEQTDMDPTNISDRAAKHLFGEEE